Genomic window (Atribacterota bacterium):
TAATCCAATTTTATTTATTGCTGAAATAACTCAAATAATAGAAATTATACATAACTGTAGTTGTTAATTATAATATTTTAGCGATGCATGTAATTTAATCTGGAGAGTTATGATGAATATTAAGGACACAATGATGGAAGTACTGCAGGCTTTATTGCCAATAACTTTAGCAGTATTTCTTTTACAATTTACAATTATTCGGTTGCCGATTAGAGAATTTATGTTATTTCTTTTTGGCGTTGTATTGACTTTTTCCGGTTTTACTCTGTTTCTTATAGGTGTACGATACAGCCTTTTACCCATTGGTGAGGAATTTGGCGTTGTATTAATGAAGAATGAGAATCTCTGGTTATGGATTGGTCTCGGTATTACATTAGGATTTGCCGTTACTATATCTGAGCCCGGTTTACAGGTCCTTGCGGATCAGGTAATGAATGTATCAAACGGGGAAATTCCAAAAAGCCTTTTAATGATTACCGTGTCCCTGGGATTAGGGATATTTCTTGCTTTATCATTAATAAGAATAATTTTTAAAGTATCTCTACGTATCATATTGTTAGGCAGTTACATTTTAGTGTTTTTATTAGCTATATTTTCTTCACCAAATTTTTTTGCAGTTTCTTTTGATGCCGGAGGAGTTACGACAGGTCCTATGACAGTACCGTTCATTCTTGCCTTTGGAGTGGGAATGTCTTCAGTAAGTGGCGCTAAAACTACCTCCGGGGATAGTTTTGGTTTTGTAGGATTAGCTTCTGTCGGACCTGTTTTGTCAGTATTGATTTTAGGAATAATATTTTGATGGAAATATTTTTAGATATTATAACAAACAAAACAGTAGAAGTTTTATTTGC
Coding sequences:
- a CDS encoding DUF1538 domain-containing protein, translating into MMNIKDTMMEVLQALLPITLAVFLLQFTIIRLPIREFMLFLFGVVLTFSGFTLFLIGVRYSLLPIGEEFGVVLMKNENLWLWIGLGITLGFAVTISEPGLQVLADQVMNVSNGEIPKSLLMITVSLGLGIFLALSLIRIIFKVSLRIILLGSYILVFLLAIFSSPNFFAVSFDAGGVTTGPMTVPFILAFGVGMSSVSGAKTTSGDSFGFVGLASVGPVLSVLILGIIF